A window of Solanum stenotomum isolate F172 chromosome 3, ASM1918654v1, whole genome shotgun sequence contains these coding sequences:
- the LOC125859941 gene encoding uncharacterized protein LOC125859941: protein MKCFTCCFRTNSNHKKIITKKPSSNSSNKINSISPQALQDLLETRENGEDFVAINGTKEEVDHHDEIVKAINLIEESKGIISRENLLKFDENGEAYVDAINAKKEEAQHKIVNSINLFEESKDEEEEEELNKSNIKNLLETRENDEGLLSNQVSANCSDILSNLQKHNGEEEEEVDEVSNSSVSSYISYPQNHRYHCCRNSNDEFEDIDLEDEANSNDGNEVILEESSYESLFSLSIDDSTRNGNNPIPDIMCDKEEVNSPLKPMLLRRFKNAHRLVTNPQEVVHFQKGCDNSFEESEQHRLPVLNPIRNPCLLKDTGITTPPSLLNQQEEKENIDTNLLDCSTTYNRAEDEPSLNCQENVIAVDASLSSWLVECSQDYTPNSKNSVGSVGNSPSEKRVGLIDRPILGALTVEELKDEKPIVIGTIGSYLRHTGQASSISSY, encoded by the exons atgaagtgTTTTACATGTTGTTTTCGTACTAATTCCAATCACaagaaaatcatcacaaaaaaGCCAAGTAGTAATAGCAGTAACAAGATCAATAGTATCTCTCCTCAAGCTCTCCAG GATTTGCTCGAGACTCGCGAAAATGGTGAAGATTTTGTAGCCATTAATGGTACAAAAGAAGAAGTTGATCACCACGACGAGATTGTGAAAGCCATTAACCTCATCGAAGAATCAAA GGGTATAATTAGCAGAGAGAATTTACTCAAGTTCGATGAGAATGGCGAAGCTTATGTAGACGCCATTAATGCTAAGAAGGAAGAAGCTCAACACAAGATTGTGAACTCCATTAACCTGTTTGAAGAATCcaa GGacgaggaggaagaagaagagttgaATAAAAGCAATATAAAGAATTTGCTTGAGACACGCGAAAATGATGAGGGCTTATTATCAAATCAAGTTTCTGCAAATTGCTCAGATATTCTGAGCAATTTGCAGAAACATaacggagaagaagaagaagaagtggacGAGGTTTCAAATTCAAGTGTGTCAAGTTATATATCTTATCCTCAAAATCATCGATATCATTGCTGCAGAAACAGCAATGATGAATTCGAAGATATTGATCTCGAAGATGAAGCTAACAGTAATGATGGAAATGAAGTGATTCTTGAAGAGTCGTCTTACGAGTCATTATTTTCACTCTCCATAGACGACTCCACTCGGAATGGAAATAATCCCATCCCCGATATCATGTGTGACAAGGAGGAGGTCAATAGCCCATTGAaacctatgttgctcagacGTTTCAAAAATGCTCACAGACTTGTCACGAATCCTCAAGAAGTAGTGCATTTTCAAAAAGGGTGTGACAACagttttgaagagtccgagcaacatagattaCCAGTGTTGAATCCAATTAGAAATCCATGTCTATTGAAAGACACCGGCATTACAACGCCTCCATCACTATTGAATCAACAAGAGGAGAAGGAGAACATTGATACAAATCTTCTTGATTGTAGCACCACATATAATCGTGCAGAAGACGAGCCTAGTTTGAATTGTCAGGAGAATGTAATCGCAGTTGATGCTAGTCTCTCGAGCTGGTTAGTTGAATGTTCTCAAGACTACACGCCAAATTCTAAAAACAGTGTTGGTTCTGTCGGAAATTCACCTTCAGAGAAACGCGTAGGGCTTATCGATAGACCAATTTTAGGAGCATTGACAGTAGAAGAGCTCAAAGATGAAAAGCCCATTGTAATAGGGACTATTGGGAGCTATTTGAGACATACAGGGCAAGCTAGTAGCATTTCATCTTACTGA
- the LOC125860421 gene encoding probable xyloglucan endotransglucosylase/hydrolase protein 8: MASSIAHFLVLSAIIVVLFSSTQAEVQGSFDDNFSKSCPETHFKTSEDGQIWYLSLDKKAGCGFMTKQKYRFGWFSMKLKLVGGDSAGVVTAYYMCTEDGAGPTRDELDFEFLGNRTGEPYLIQTNVYKNGTGNREMRHVLWFDPTEDFHTYSILWNTHQIVFFVDRVPIRVYKNANYTNNFFPNEKPMYLFSSIWNADDWATRGGLEKTNWKNQPFVSSYKDFNVDGCQWKDPYPSCVSTTTQNWWDQYDSWHLSSDQKLDYAWVQRNLVIYDYCQDTERFPKKPEECWLNPWE, translated from the exons ATGGCTTCTTCAATAGCTCATTTTCTTGTACTTAGTGCAATAATTGTTGTACTTTTTTCATCAACACAAGCTGAAGTACAAGGTTCATTTGACGACAATTTTAGTAAAAGTTGTCCAGAAACTCATTTCAAGACTTCTGAAGATGGACAGATCTGGTATTTATCATTGGACAAAAAAGCAG GATGTGGATTTATGACCAAACAGAAATATAGATTTGGGTGGTTCAGCATGAAGTTGAAATTGGTGGGAGGTGACTCTGCTGGTGTTGTGACAGCTTACTAT ATGTGCACAGAAGATGGAGCAGGACCAACAAGAGATGAAttagattttgagttcttgggAAATAGGACAGGTGAACCTTATCTTATTCAAACAAATGTGTACAAGAATGGAACTGGTAATCGTGAGATGAGACATGTTTTATGGTTTGACCCCACTGAGGATTTTCACACCTACTCAATTCTTTGGAATACTCACCAAATTGT GTTTTTCGTGGATAGGGTACCAATAAGAGTGTACAAAAACGCGAATTACACAAACAATTTCTTCCCAAATGAGAAGCCAATGTACTTGTTTTCAAGTATATGGAATGCAGATGATTGGGCTACAAGAGGTGGTTTAGAGAAAACAAATTGGAAAAATCAACCATTTGTTTCATCATACAAAGATTTTAATGTTGATGGCTGTCAATGGAAAGATCCATATCCATCTTGTgtttcaacaacaacacaaaATTGGTGGGATCAATATGATTCTTGGCATTTATCAAGTGATCAAAAATTGGATTATGCTTGGGTACAAAGAAATCTTGTCATTTATGATTATTGTCAAGATACTGAAAGATTTCCAAAAAAGCCTGAGGAGTGTTGGTTAAATCCATgggaataa
- the LOC125860286 gene encoding CRIB domain-containing protein RIC11-like, translating into MATKVKGIYKYISNIFVVKERDLEIGGPTDVKHVAHIGWEGPSGGAPTWMKSFKAGPEFSVTSSGNSGSAITPWSSQGCGETTRQLTTANMKTSDVTNSPPKKHKRRKPKSTSSPKSSSPSTLRSSRATKHKAKSVESNHTPTALEVV; encoded by the exons ATGGCAACCAAAGTGAAGGGGATTTACAAATAtatctcaaatatttttg TTGTTAAGGAGAGGGACTTGGAGATTGGAGGTCCAACTGATGTTAAACATGTGGCACATATTGGTTGGGAAGGTCCCTCTGGTGGTGCACCTACTTGG ATGAAATCATTCAAGGCAGGACCTGAATTTTCAGTAACTTCTAGTGGTAACTCTGGTTCTGCTATTACTCCATGGTCATCTCAAG GTTGTGGTGAGACGACGAGGCAACTAACAACAGCTAACATGAAAACTTCAGATGTTACTAATAGTCCTCCTAAGAAACATAAACGGAGGAAGCCTAAATCGACTTCCTCTCCAAAATCTAGTTCACCATCCACGTTGAGATCATCGCGAGCAACTAAACACAAGGCAAAATCTGTTGAAAGCAATCACACACCAACAGCCCTAGAAGTGGTTTAA
- the LOC125859355 gene encoding probable dolichyl-diphosphooligosaccharide--protein glycosyltransferase subunit 3B: protein MAISKTLTLIAILLVLVPLNDSFSSSSDEDLLPELINLRSQSPTGVIHLSDHLLRRILSAKSPRPFSFLIFFDAKQLHSKPELSLPTLKNEFSLLSSSFLANNPDNNKIFYFTIEFGDSQASFALFGVNSLPHLRLIPPSATDLKKDSIQMDGSDLARLAESMAEFVEAKTKLTVGPIHRPPMISKKQIAVIIAAGLVLSPFLVKRVLSGGTLLHDKHVWMAGSIFVYFFSVSGAMHNIIRKMPMFMMDREDPGKLVFFYQGSGMQLGAEGFAVGFLYTIVGLLLAFMTNVLVRLKSRTVQRVVMLFALFVSFWAVKKVIQLDNWKTGYGIHAYWPSGWK, encoded by the coding sequence ATGGCGATCTCCAAAACCCTAACACTCATCGCCATTCTTCTAGTCCTTGTACCCCTCAACGACTCCTTTTCCTCTTCCTCCGATGAGGACCTTCTCCCGGAGCTAATCAATCTCCGATCTCAATCTCCCACTGGAGTTATCCATCTCTCCGATCATCTTCTCCGTCGAATCCTCTCAGCTAAATCCCCACGACCCTTTtcatttctcattttctttGACGCTAAACAACTCCATTCAAAACCCGAACTTTCACTCCCTACTCTAAAAAATGAGTTCTCCCTTTTATCCTCCTCTTTCCTCGCTAATAACCCAGATAACAACAAGATCTTCTATTTTACTATTGAATTTGGGGACTCGCAAGCTTCATTTGCGCTATTTGGGGTTAATTCTTTACCCCATTTACGTTTAATCCCACCTTCAGCTACTGATCTGAAAAAAGATTCGATTCAAATGGATGGGTCTGATCTCGCCAGGCTTGCTGAATCAATGGCTGAGTTTGTTGAAGCAAAGACTAAGCTTACTGTAGGTCCTATTCATCGACCACCGATGATTTCAAAGAAGCAGATTGCGGTTATTATTGCTGCAGGATTGGTTTTGAGTCCTTTTTTGGTGAAAAGGGTACTTTCTGGAGGTACCCTTTTGCACGATAAACATGTATGGATGGCGGGATCGATATTCGTTTACTTTTTCAGTGTTTCAGGTGCAATGCATAATATAATTAGGAAAATGCCTATGTTTATGATGGATAGAGAGGATCCAGGGAAGTTGGTTTTCTTTTATCAAGGATCAGGGATGCAATTGGGAGCGGAAGGATTCGCTGTTGGGTTTTTGTACACGattgttggattgttattggCTTTTATGACTAATGTTCTCGTTCGTCTAAAGAGTAGGACTGTGCAGAGGGTGGTGATGCTTTTTGCCTTGTTCGTTTCGTTCTGGGCTGTTAAGAAGGTGATTCAGCTCGATAACTGGAAGACCGGGTATGGTATTCATGCTTATTGGCCTTCAGGTTGGAAGTGA
- the LOC125859878 gene encoding protein translation factor SUI1 homolog 1: MSELDIQVPTTFDPFADANAQNSGAGAKEYVHIRVQQRNGRKSLTTVQGLKKEFSYNKILKDLKKEFCCNGTVVQDPELGQVIQLQGDQRKNVSTFLIQAGIVKKDNIKIHGF, from the exons ATGTCTGAGCTCGATATCCAAGTCCCTACCACCTTTG ATCCGTTCGCTGATGCAAATGCTCAGAACTCAGGCGCTGGTGCGAAGGAGTATGTGCATATCCGAGTTCAGCAGAGAAATGGAAGGAAAAGTCTGACTACCGTTCAAGGCCTAAAGAAAGAATTCAGCTACAACAAGATTCTGAAGGACCTCAAGAAGGAGTTCTGCTGCAATGGTACCGTTGTGCAAGATCCAGAACTCGGACAG GTTATCCAACTTCAGGGCGATCAGCGGAAGAATGTGTCAACCTTTCTCATACAG gCTGGCATTGTGAAGAAGGATAACATCAAGATTCATGGTTTCTAA